In Rhododendron vialii isolate Sample 1 chromosome 9a, ASM3025357v1, the following are encoded in one genomic region:
- the LOC131302088 gene encoding 2-oxoglutarate and iron-dependent oxygenase domain-containing protein CP2-like isoform X1 has product MSLDGALDRRKDTHSATLTGAGNGNGNGALTTAIPSYSTHRLRLNPNTDHKPDSYEDLQLEFSPLLFSSLERYLPPTLLNVSRESKVQYMREILLRYSPEGERTRVQKHREYRQKIISNYQPLHRELYTMHAANFFVPSFLKAVNECTEESFRSIMTEPSPGVFAFEMLQPHFCELLLAEVENFEKWVHETKFRIMRPNTMNKHGAVLDDFGLETMLDKLMEDFVRPMSRVFFPEVGGSTLDSHHGFVVEYGLDRDVDLGFHVDDSEVTINVCLGKQFSGGELFFRGIRCEKHVNTETQSEEIFDYSHVPGRAVLHRGRHRHGARATTSGHRINLLLWCRSSVFRELRKYQKDFSSWCGECQREKKERQRLSITTTKLELLKREGEAAKEAAS; this is encoded by the exons ATGTCTCTCGACGGAGCCTTGGACAGGAGGAAGGACACTCACTCAGCTACCCTCACCGGCGCCGGCAATGGCAACGGAAACGGTGCCCTTACGACGGCCATCCCTTCGTACTCGACCCATCGTCTGAGACTGAACCCCAACACGGATCACAAGCCGGACAGCTACGAGGACCTGCAGTTGGAGTTCAGCCCCCTGCTCTTCAGCTCCCTCGAGCGCTACCTCCCTCCGACCTTGCTCAACGTCTCGCGCGAGTCTAAGGTCCAGTACATGAGGGAGATTCTCCTGCGATACTCTCCTGAAGGCGAGCGTACTCGA GTTCAGAAGCACAGAGAATACCGGCAGAAGATTATATCAAATTACCAG CCTCTACATAGGGAGCTATACACTATGCATGCTGCAAACTTCTTTGTACCCTCGTTTCTCAAGGCAGTCAATGAGTGTACAGAGGAGAGTTTTAGAAGTATAATGACTGAACCCTCTCCAGGAGTTTTTGCATTTGAGATGCTTCAGCCACATTTCTGTGAATTATTGCTAGCTGAG GTAGAAAATTTCGAAAAGTGGGTTCATGAGACAAAATTCAGAATTATGCGACCAAATACAATGAATAAGCATGGTGCCGTTCTTGATGACTTTGGCCTTGAAACCATGCTTGACAAGTTGATGGAAGACTTCGTACGCCCTATGTCTAGAG TTTTCTTTCCTGAAGTTGGCGGATCCACACTAGATTCTCACCATGGTTTTGTTGTTGAGTATGGACTGGATAGGGATGTTGATCTTG GTTTCCACGTGGATGACTCAGAAGTTACTATAAATGTTTGTTTGGGTAAGCAATTTTCTGGTGGAGAATTGTTCTTCCGGGGCATCAGATGTGAAAAACATGTAAATACAGAAACTCAGTCTGAG GAAATCTTTGATTATTCACATGTGCCGGGGCGTGCAGTTCTTCACCGTGGTCGCCATAGGCATGGTGCTAGAGCCACAACATCTGGTCATAGGATCAACTTGCTGCTATGGTGCAGAAG TTCTGTCTTCAGAGAGCTGAGAAAATATCAGAAAGATTTCTCCAGCTGGTGCGGAGAGTGCCAAcgggagaagaaagaaagacagCGCCTGTCCATTACCACCACTAAACTG GAATTACtgaagagagaaggagaagcTGCGAAAGAAGCTGCTTCTTGA
- the LOC131302088 gene encoding 2-oxoglutarate and iron-dependent oxygenase domain-containing protein CP2-like isoform X2 produces MSLDGALDRRKDTHSATLTGAGNGNGNGALTTAIPSYSTHRLRLNPNTDHKPDSYEDLQLEFSPLLFSSLERYLPPTLLNVSRESKVQYMREILLRYSPEGERTRVQKHREYRQKIISNYQPLHRELYTMHAANFFVPSFLKAVNECTEESFRSIMTEPSPGVFAFEMLQPHFCELLLAEVENFEKWVHETKFRIMRPNTMNKHGAVLDDFGLETMLDKLMEDFVRPMSRVFFPEVGGSTLDSHHGFVVEYGLDRDVDLGFHVDDSEVTINVCLGKQFSGGELFFRGIRCEKHVNTETQSEEIFDYSHVPGRAVLHRGRHRHGARATTSGHRINLLLWCRSSVFRELRKYQKDFSSWCGECQREKKERQRLSITTTKLVLSI; encoded by the exons ATGTCTCTCGACGGAGCCTTGGACAGGAGGAAGGACACTCACTCAGCTACCCTCACCGGCGCCGGCAATGGCAACGGAAACGGTGCCCTTACGACGGCCATCCCTTCGTACTCGACCCATCGTCTGAGACTGAACCCCAACACGGATCACAAGCCGGACAGCTACGAGGACCTGCAGTTGGAGTTCAGCCCCCTGCTCTTCAGCTCCCTCGAGCGCTACCTCCCTCCGACCTTGCTCAACGTCTCGCGCGAGTCTAAGGTCCAGTACATGAGGGAGATTCTCCTGCGATACTCTCCTGAAGGCGAGCGTACTCGA GTTCAGAAGCACAGAGAATACCGGCAGAAGATTATATCAAATTACCAG CCTCTACATAGGGAGCTATACACTATGCATGCTGCAAACTTCTTTGTACCCTCGTTTCTCAAGGCAGTCAATGAGTGTACAGAGGAGAGTTTTAGAAGTATAATGACTGAACCCTCTCCAGGAGTTTTTGCATTTGAGATGCTTCAGCCACATTTCTGTGAATTATTGCTAGCTGAG GTAGAAAATTTCGAAAAGTGGGTTCATGAGACAAAATTCAGAATTATGCGACCAAATACAATGAATAAGCATGGTGCCGTTCTTGATGACTTTGGCCTTGAAACCATGCTTGACAAGTTGATGGAAGACTTCGTACGCCCTATGTCTAGAG TTTTCTTTCCTGAAGTTGGCGGATCCACACTAGATTCTCACCATGGTTTTGTTGTTGAGTATGGACTGGATAGGGATGTTGATCTTG GTTTCCACGTGGATGACTCAGAAGTTACTATAAATGTTTGTTTGGGTAAGCAATTTTCTGGTGGAGAATTGTTCTTCCGGGGCATCAGATGTGAAAAACATGTAAATACAGAAACTCAGTCTGAG GAAATCTTTGATTATTCACATGTGCCGGGGCGTGCAGTTCTTCACCGTGGTCGCCATAGGCATGGTGCTAGAGCCACAACATCTGGTCATAGGATCAACTTGCTGCTATGGTGCAGAAG TTCTGTCTTCAGAGAGCTGAGAAAATATCAGAAAGATTTCTCCAGCTGGTGCGGAGAGTGCCAAcgggagaagaaagaaagacagCGCCTGTCCATTACCACCACTAAACTGGTACTCTCCATCTGA
- the LOC131302090 gene encoding E3 ubiquitin-protein ligase RHA2A-like — protein sequence MGLQGQVTDCSTESIPILLVAVLAGCVTYLRSILLTALRSMGLSRIEPDEGLLDGVASELAGLIILGEQKNANRIFSYDYCCDGEPAAGSDCVVCLSKLREGERVRRLRCRHVFHKGCFDGWLDQMQFSCPLCRFPLVSDRHAGLTERRVCKDLISFFSLRRVNLHRLPIA from the coding sequence ATGGGTTTACAAGGCCAAGTGACCGACTGTTCGACAGAATCTATCCCAATCCTCCTGGTAGCCGTTTTAGCCGGCTGCGTGACTTACCTCCGCTCCATCCTCCTCACGGCCCTCCGCTCCATGGGTCTCTCCCGAATCGAACCCGACGAAGGGCTCTTAGACGGGGTGGCCTCCGAACTGGCCGGCCTGATCATCCTCGGCGAGCAGAAGAACGCGAACCGGATCTTCTCCTACGACTACTGCTGCGACGGCGAGCCGGCGGCCGGCTCggactgcgtggtttgtctgTCGAAGCTGAGGGAGGGGGAGAGGGTGCGCAGGTTGAGGTGCCGCCACGTGTTCCACAAGGGGTGCTTCGACGGGTGGCTGGATCAGATGCAGTTCAGCTGCCCCCTGTGCCGGTTCCCGCTGGTTTCCGACCGCCACGCCGGCCTCACGGAGCGGCGCGTGTGTAAAGACCTCATCTCGTTCTTCTCTTTGCGGCGCGTGAACCTCCATCGCCTACCCATCGCATAA